One window of the Clupea harengus chromosome 20, Ch_v2.0.2, whole genome shotgun sequence genome contains the following:
- the arsia gene encoding arylsulfatase I yields MGVSALTGLSVVSLLSLGYLSWDWTKPNQVESDAVSEPGGPSHRPPHIVFIMTDDQGFNDIGYHSKDIRTPVLDKLAAQGVKLENYYIQPTCTPSRSQFMTGRYQIHTGLQHGIIRPQQPNCLPLDQATLPEQLQQLGYSTHMVGKWHLGFYKRACLPTRRGFHSYFGSLTGSVDYYSYWACDGPGVCGFDLHEGERVAWGRSGTYSTQLYARRVRKILAAHDPDAAPLFIFLSFQAVHTPLQSPRSYIYPYHRLGNVERRKYAAMVTAVDEGVRNVTAALRKYGYYDNTVMIFSTDNGGQPLFGGSNWPLRGRKGTYWEGGVRGLGFVHSPLLKRPRRVSHDLLHITDWYPTLLSIAGGNLSALSPGLDGYDAWGSISEGRASPRHEILHNIDPLHSPAPHGSLEEGRGLWDTSVQAAIRAGDWKLLTGDPGYGDWTPPQMLSSFPGGWWSLERHTVPRRSLWLFNVTADPYERRDLSEQQPDVVKQLLARLAFYNGTAVPVRYPPEDPRAQPQNNGGAWGPWASDDEKEQDWGEVSPLKGRERKGKCKQCSVKAFFKKLNTGIMSNRI; encoded by the exons ATGGGAGTGTCTGCGCTAACTGGGTTGTCCGTGGTTAGTTTACTCAGTCTGGGCTACCTCTCCTGGGACTGGACAAAGCCGAACCAAGTGGAGAGCGATGCCGTGTCAGAACCGGGAGGTCCATCTCATCGACCCCCACACATAGTCTTCATCATGACGGATGACCAGGGCTTCAACGATATCGGGTATCACAGCAAGGACATCCGAACACCGGTGCTGGACAAGCTCGCGGCGCAGGGTGTGAAGCTTGAGAACTACTACATCCAGCCCACCTGTACACCCTCGCGCAGCCAGTTCATGACAGGCAG GTATCAGATCCACACAGGGCTCCAGCATGGGATTATCCGCCCACAGCAGCCCAACTGCCTGCCTCTGGATCAGGCGACGCTGCccgagcagctgcagcagctgggtTACTCCACGCACATGGTGGGGAAGTGGCACCTTGGCTTCTACAAGCGGGCCTGCCTACCCACGCGCCGTGGCTTCCACTCGTACTTCGGCTCGCTCACGGGGAGCGTGGACTACTACAGCTACTGGGCGTGCGATGGCCCAGGGGTGTGTGGCTTTGACCTCCACGAAGGGGAGCGTGTGGCGTGGGGGAGGAGCGGAACGTACTCCACCCAGCTATACGCGCGGCGCGTGCGGAAGATTCTGGCAGCCCACGACCCCGACGCGGCTCCACTCTTCATCTTCCTTTCGTTCCAGGCCGTGCACACACCGCTGCAGTCGCCTCGCTCCTACATCTACCCCTACCATCGCCTGGGCAACGTGGAGCGCCGCAAGTACGCTGCCATGGTTACGGCAGTGGATGAGGGAGTGCGGAACGTCACCGCTGCTCTGCGCAAATACGGCTACTACGACAACACCGTGATGATCTTCTCCACGGACAACGGGGGCCAGCCGCTGTTTGGTGGGAGCAACTGGCCCCTGCGGGGGCGTAAGGGGACCTATTGGGAAGGGGGTGTGAGAGGGCTGGGGTTCGTGCACAGCCCCCTCCTGAAACGCCCTCGTCGTGTCAGCCACGACCTCTTACACATCACGGACTGGTACCCCACTCTCCTCAGCATCGCCGGGGGCAACCTGAGTGCCCTCTCCCCAGGACTGGATGGTTATGATGCATGGGGTTCCATCAGCGAGGGCAGGGCGTCACCGCGGCACGAGATCCTCCACAACATCGACCCACTCCACAGCCCCGCCCCGCATGGCTCCCTGGAGGAGGGCAGGGGATTGTGGGATACGTCCGTGCAGGCAGCCATTCGCGCGGGCGACTGGAAGTTGCTGACGGGAGACCCAGGCTACGGCGACTGGACCCCCCCACAGATGCTGTCCAGCTTCCCCGGCGGCTGGTGGAGCCTTGAGCGCCACACGGTGCCCCGGCGCTCGCTCTGGCTCTTCAACGTGACTGCCGACCCGTACGAAAGGCGAGATCTGTCCGAACAGCAGCCAGACGTAGTCAAGCAGCTCCTGGCACGCCTGGCCTTCTACAACGGGACCGCTGTGCCAGTGAGGTACCCGCCAGAGGACCCACGTGCCCAGCCGCAGAACAACGGGGGCGCCTGGGGACCCTGGGCCTCTGACGACGAGAAGGAGCAGGACTGGGGCGAGGTGTCCCCGCTCAAgggcagggagaggaaggggaagtgTAAACAGTGCAGTGTGAAGGCCTTTTTCAAAAAGCTCAACACCGGCATCATGTCCAACAGGATCTAg